The genomic stretch ataattaaattgttgGAATATAAATTCGTCCCCTGGGCAGCAGCGGGTCGTCTGGTTCCAGACTGCACTAAACCGAAAACTATTCAGCCGGTAGGAGTCTCCTGGAGAGGCACATGGGGAGGGTCCATGTCCATGACTAAATtaacaaatcaattatttAGCCCGAACGGTTTTGCAGGCCCTGTTTGGATTAGAGCGATGCGAATTAGGTGCGAATGTCCAGGCGGGTAATGCCTTAAATGCGAAACTGTGTAATTTGGTTAAAAGCCTTTGCTTATCACCCACTGGGTACAGTGCTTTTGGGTTCGAATTGGGTGCATTTCAGCAGGGCTGTACATTGCCAAATATATAGGTTTTTATACCAGGTACCTAAGTAGTACAGGTATATGAGTTAGGTGTGTAGGTATGTACTTATGAAGGAAGGAAACGTTTCCCACTTGTTCTTCTAGATCTTCTTCTCGATCTCAGAGACTAAGAGTTAAGTTAAGTCACAGTTAAGATGCTGATTGTGATTTTATTGGTTGCTGTTTGTGTATTGAATTCGGTTTAATAACCGGAGAATGCAGTTCCTCCTAGGGCCATGGTGAAGCCCAGAATGAAGACAAACATGAGTATGGTGGGTACCAGGCCTCCCAATAGCTGGGGATGAGAGTCAGTTCGTTGCTTGGGGTCACGACCTTCAACTACTGTCTAGCAGATACTTACAAACTGAAAGGGCCTGACATTTCCCCAGCCGGCAATAATCGTGTTGGATGGTGTACTGGTTGGTAGCATGAACTGATTGTGCAATGCAGTCGCAAATGGCACGGCCACGTTCTTACCCTAGAAGAAAGAGGTGTATTGCAATAGTCCTGATCGACCGTAGTCCACTTACGGCACCAAACATAATGGGGACACCGAGCTTAGCCAAGGTGGTGGCTGGTGCTAGGATAGTCATCAGGGCTCCCAATGCGGAGCCATACATCAAGGCAGTTCCCTTGCTCATTTTGCTCTTCTTCGCCGAGTCCGCCAACCAATCAAAGAAACCGGCCTTCTGGCCGCTGAACACGCAGCTGAACCCGGCAGCCAGCATGAAGATGTGTCCCCAAGGTGTATTGGAATTCACCGCCTTCCAGCCCAGTAGCGACGGCACACTGCCCTCCTTCTTGGGCTGGCGACACATGTAGTATTTGCAGAACATGTAGTTGGCGGGAATGCCAAAGAATAGAATACTCATTCCAATGATTGTGACGGAGGGACCATTAGTCGTTTTCTTGCTTATGGTGTCCCAGCCATCCATGAAGCCAGGCTTTCGCGTCATCATTAGCAGAAATGTAACAAGAATCAGGATGAGGGACAATTTGGTGTGGATTGTCCAGGGACCCATTTTCTCCCCCTTATCGGCCACGGCCTGTTTGAATCCGTCCCTATTGCCAGCACCCTCGGCCAGCTCCTGCTTCACTTTGCCCCCCGCCAGTCCGAGGAACATACAACTGATCCAAAGACTCAATACGATCATGCTAAGAATCATCGGAGCAATTAACAGCACCAGGAAGCTTCCAGCGCCGACCTTGCCCTTCAAATTCCTGGGGGAACAGGTATAATTATTTGGCAATAACTAACGAACGAGaagactgacagacagacatcgCAATGTCGAACCGGCCATTGATGCTGGCTAAGAATAAAATTACTTTACGGGTTCGGAAGCGCCTCCTTCTGTGCTCCTTGAGTACCGGATATAAAAATACTCTACTTACTTATTAAAAATGCCGATCAGAGCTTCATTGGGATCCTGTAGTGGCGAAATCATGCCCCCCAGGGTGGAGGCATAGCACACGGTTAAATAAATGCCCACTGCAGGACGCGACGGATAGGGTTTACTGTGAAACGGAGAGAAgtattattttgttgtatcGAAAGTATGGCACACTACTTTAGACTTACGATCCACGCTCGTAGGGCTCTTCGTCGGAGTACATTTTAACAATGCCAGCCTGAAAAAAGGATCGTTTGAGCCTTAATTTAATACTGGGATCACACACTCACCTCGTTGAATTCAGTCATCACAGCTAGAGCCACCTTCATCCAAAAGGCCGCAATGAGTGTGGAGTTAACCAGAACGGATGACAGCGCAGTGACAAGGACCAGAAATATCTGAAAACTATGCGGAGAAAGACCTAGTAAGTATGATCGGTTTGTATGGATTTTCTTACACTATGATGTTGGAACCACAAATTTTGATAACTATTACGGCGAGACGTTCACTGAGCTTCGAAGAGTCCATCATGACGCCCAGAATGACGCTGCCATATGTCAGAAATATTAGGTCTGTATAATACGAATTGCTGACGGGGCCAGAGCCCGCGATGCCCAAGACAGGAATGAATGTAATGTAGAGAAAAGCAGTTGCGCCTTGAGCCATAACGTTGAGGATGTAGTACAGATACAGGCATATTGTAATGTATATAAACCGAGACACCTATTGGGAATTCAGTTCAATTCGAGGGCCTGCTAAATAGACAGGCCTGTACGTACCAATATATTCTCTGCCAGCAGAATCGGGGCAAACACGAGGGGAATGACCACGATGAGAACGCCTTTGTAGTGAAACTTGCAAAACTGTTTTCGATCATCTTGCTCTTTGTATGGAAAGTCGCCAGGCTTGTACTCGGCGGCCTCACTTATTcgtaaatatttgttgttttgttattttttttacactATTATTTTTCCCTTAAATATTTACTTACGCCATTTTGGAAAGTATTTAAGACTTTTTATTTCCCGAAATAATTTGTGGAACGATTTCTAATGATTTGTTAAGGAATACGGAATATCTAACAGAATGATTTAAACAGGGCTGCTAAGACGAATAAAATTCGATGTGGCCCCAATCTGAACAGCATGCTGCGATGGTACCAGTTCATAGCCCAATCAATGGATTTTAGACACTTCTTTGAAGGGGTCGCAGGTTCAAGGATACAGATAGGGAAATTGCGGGCTTTATTTTATCACGCTTGGGCCATTTCATTGTCTATTATTTGTACGTGTAAGCTTGATTTTTTCCAAATTAGAATACCCTAATTGATTAATGAttcagaaaaaaatatatgataGTGCGTTCCACATTTTCTCCAGTTGAAAATTCCCAGTCTACCTTACATGATATTTCTTTGCAGTACTACGACGCACAGTGCAGTCCGGATCGTCCGGATAGAGGTGGCAAATACACACGCATCCAATGGAGAATTTTACAGAGCCCtcagaaatccaataaatttAATCAAACTTTTGCTTTAGAATATAGAACTCACAAAGTAGTAAAAAGTAAAGTATGTATTGTACGATTCTGTTTTAGGTATCTCTTATTGGTTTAATCATTTGAAGGCAAAGACAGTTCTAAAGAAAAAACGAACTAACAACTaattttttggttggttttcaACTTTGACTTGGCtttagaaaaaataaattcctGGTTTCATTGAGTTTGGGGGGAAACCACTCTGCGACGGAGCTCCATTCACTTTTTTACTTAAATCTTATATTAATCATACGCCAGGCtatgcaaaaatatacatttctTTGAAAACAAACACTCGCAGCATCGTAAATTCTAGACACGCCTTGGCACTGGtaaaaaaagtaaattaaaagaatgcaaatatttgtgtttgctAACTCAAGGCGTAATCATTCTGCGAGCATTTCTTCGTATTGGCATTTGTCTTCCATATTTCCCAAAGACAAAGAACTCCAGAGAACTCCAGAGAACTCCTGCTTTAAGATGTACCCAAAAAGCAAAATCTCGTTCTGTAGCGTCGCTTAAGGAATCGCACTTAGCGATGCGCcttttaaatttgattaataTGTTTTTTGGATACTTCAATCTTTAACTCTATCTTTTTATTACCAACATTTTGTTGATATAACTTGCTAATCTTAGATCCAGAACGGTAGATGGTACGGCAATGGGTTAGGATTGTTGAGCCGTCTTCTGGGGTTCTGTCTCTCCCCCCCGGCCCAGTCTATGCAACGGTGGGATAAGTTTTTGTAGGGGGTTACGTGTACTCGGAGTCTCTATAGCAATTTTGCTTGTTTCTGAAAGCTGAGTAAACTTATGTAGGTCAGTTTTTATTGTAAAGGCTCCAGTGACTCTGGGCAATAAAACTTTTTCTAACAGTGCGGCAGAACCTGGCAGAGACTGCGATGTGGATGCTCCTCAATGCAGTTTCAAATTTGACGGCAGTGACAACTTTGTTTTGCCAGGTGACGCGTAACAACGACTGCGCGTCTCTGGCAATTTGGCGAAACTGCTCGTTCTGCTTCGTTAGAATTGAAGTAAGAGCCGGCGTTGTATTTGAGGTGGAAGCTGAATTAACTTTTCTACTCTAGCCAAATCTGCCGTACTACTAATTCCGTACCATATGGTTGGTCGGGGCACAGGGCCTTGCCTTGAATCAAATTTGACAGAGATAAAAGGTAttccaaaataaataagcagGCATCCACACAGTGTCCCTCGATCCATTAATGGGCACCGTGCAGTCGCAACACTCAAACACTGAGTCCGTCCCTACTAGTGCTCCTGccactgtttctgtttgtgcaATCGACGGTAAAATGCCTGGTTTGTTTAACCAAAGTTTTCGTGGGTTGACTTTACTCCTTCTTGTTTTACAAGTATCACAtactttcattcattcatttcaaCTATTTTGATATTTAGTTGAATTACACATGCCGCTCTCTGACTCGTTTTTTGATTGTCTCAGATTGTCTCAACTTTGTTAAACAAGTAACAAGAATCTTGACAAGGGAGTACCCATGATTTCTGGAACTTTCTAATGTCCTTCGTTGGTGAAATGGTGCTTCGAAAATCGTCATCTCACATACCGCGAGATCGAGGCATCCTTGGACATTAGTATGACGTCCATCATCATAGAACTTATTATTTCTAGCTATCAAAAAACAATTTAGTTTTTCGGCACCGAAAGAGGCTGATGAAGTCTTGTTTTAGATAATATTTCTTGGAGAATATTTTTAAAGCCAATAAATCCATTTTCCACCAAAAGTAATTCGTTTTCCCATAGTTACGTACCTGGTATTGTACCACTTCCATTAAAATCTAGTCACTCACTAGTCAGGGTCTACATCCACCTCATAAAACAGATTCTTCAGTATTTGCGGCCATAGTTTCTTCATTCAACGCTTGCCAGCCTGCAAAGACAACAAACTCTTCAATAATTTGCATTGGGCTTTGGTAAAAAAAAGGACTTAATTGGAAAACACATCACATGATTAATAACGCAACGTAAATGAATTAAACATTTGTTTACCTATAAGCATGACCTTGCCTCCTAGTCTACAGTATTTATAGTATTTCTTTATCTTAATCAATTCCTCTATCATCATCTTAAGGGCGAACCGCTTCCAAAGTCCCTCACAGAGCGTTTAAAACTATGGCTATCCATGAGCGAAACCCTTCCATTACTTTAACCTGAGTGACACTTGATGCCTTGGCCATTTGGCCAGCGATGGCAGAAAAAAGGGAtgcaaaaaatgaaatatatgaaTCCAAAGACCAAGTATAACAACGCCGAATAAAGGACAACGGCCAAGCGGAAGTTGATTGACTCCTGTGGTAGAAGTTTTCCACCCACGGAAGTTTGATAAGGAAAAATGGCCGAGACTGCTCTTTGTCCTTCGGCCATTGTTCTCTCTTCCCGGGGGCTAACAGGACCCAAATATGTACATGTctggttttcgttttaaggccGAAATTCTAAGAATAAACTTGAAAAACCAAATGTATTTAGCATTTACTTCTCTTGCCACCTTTCCGTTTACTTTATTTGAAACATAATCAAAAGAATGTCGATTAGACACGTTTGCGACAACGTCTTCCGAAAACCTCCCATCCCAGCCAGCAGCGCGGTTGGGTGTCCATCAGCAGCTCCCCTGTCACAGGCAGCTGATTGTCCACCAAGGCTGCACAACTTGTGTGCTGCAGGGAGGTTCGTAGCTTCTGGGGCTGTCGCGGATCCAGGAGACTCCGACAGTAGGCCACCTTGTCCGCCTGCAAGGGCAGCTCCGTCTCGATTCGTTCCGTCCAGTTGATACTTGGCGCGGCAAGTTGCAGCAGCGCAAGAGGTAGGAAAACTATGAGTCCGAGTGCTGCTGACGCACACATGTCCATGCCGTCGCGACGGCCAGATCGGAACTGAGCTCTGGGGCCAACAGCGTTCTAGGTACTGCCAAGCTCTGACCAGCTGTTTTCGTTTGCTTGTTTGTTCAGGGCTTTAGTTTCCGACTGGAAATCTGGCGTTTGAGGCTTGGCTCTGTTTTTCTTTACGGAGTTTCTACGATTCAACAATTGAATCATTTAATCAGCTAGTTGTGAATATTGGATTTCTTCTTCTAATATTGTTCGGCTCGTTAGAACGCATGCAAGAATAGTTCCAAGTTGTTGAGTCCTTTAAAAGATACCTTTCAGTGCTTCAAGGTAATTATTTTTCGCTCAATGTTCGACCCTACATTTCGCTGCAATTGCTTGTCAGCCCTTTTCCTGCGTTTGGTGCTTTTACTATCGCCATCTCGACTGCTTGGCCTCTTCATTCTTCTGGTTGAAATTGCATTCACCCAAATGAAAGCGCAGTTACTCGACACTCCCGAATGAGGCGTGCAATCGAGTGTAAAGTACTCTCTTTTGTTACAGTATCCAACATCACGACAGGTTTGGACTGCTTTCTGCGCACTTCATAGAAAACATGTTTTGAGCAACATGTTTTACCTATAGCTACatattctatatacatattctAACAAGCAGGAGCACCATAAACACATTCAGCTCTGAGCAGAAATACCTTTTCTCGATCCTATTAAAGTCTTCAAGATCCAAACTAAAGACCGATGGGCTATATCGAGTTTTTTGATGATGCTGATCTTAATATCTCTTCTTTGTTGTCGGTGTTTCTGAACGTAGAAAGATCTTTCAACTTTGTTGCGTTGTCATTTAATAAAGTTGCCTCGAAAGTAATTTTCGCCGCTAcctatgtatatacatatgtacgtatgtagcTATGTGTGTAGTTGTTACCGTTTGTTCCGGGCTGTCATATTTTCGTTGGGAAAcctgtatttgtatgtattttaaCACTGTATTTTAcaatgtacacacacacaggacaaAAGTCACTGCGAATTGAAcgatgaaacgaaacgaaattgCAACTAATAGAATTGATGGaaccaaataaaaacaaaaatcgcTGATAGTGGTGGGTAATGATTATTTTGACGCTCGACAAGAGCCACGGCTGTAGTTTTAAAACCTACATATATTTAGTCAGTTTGAATCTTACCTttcaaatacattttataCGTCATTAAAGGTATGCGCCGGAAATGGTATCGAAGCTGATTAATTCTTGCACTACGTGTATCCTCTTTCCACTTATGGAGATAATGATTTCTGTTCCCGATAAGCCGACTTTTTATTTCGATTAAATGAACACCCGGCGCACAACTAAAACTGCACTGTCTGGTTTATTGCGCGagatccaaattgcaagtgagcgcagcttcgctcggcttACATGGATaagcagacgcaaagcggagataacGAAGAGAGAGCTTTGAGAGATCGTTTATCAGAGTGAGCAAGCGCAAAACTTTAACACAAATACGAGTGACATGTTGAGTGACTATTTGACAAGCAGCTAATCGTGGCGGGGTTCTGCACCTAATGACCTATTTGATCAAAacttttgaatattttatctgtttccatttttccgCGTAAGGTTTTTTATTCCGCTACATCTATCTCTCCCCCCActcacaccaacaccagctgAAGTtttagagaaagagagagagagagaaacagaaaagtggaagggggaagggggcacatttatttgttcattctggctatattaataatccgatctgattcggCATCTGGTACTTAGATATGGTAATTCTGCATAATTTGCGTGGCAATAATTTTAAACATATGTACTATTTATAGTGTGATACCACAGAAGGCTAGTTGcacacaaaatttggttgcctACCTCTTATAGTCTTTAA from Drosophila pseudoobscura strain MV-25-SWS-2005 chromosome 4, UCI_Dpse_MV25, whole genome shotgun sequence encodes the following:
- the LOC4811732 gene encoding protein I'm not dead yet isoform X1; this encodes MAEAAEYKPGDFPYKEQDDRKQFCKFHYKGVLIVVIPLVFAPILLAENILVSRFIYITICLYLYYILNVMAQGATAFLYITFIPVLGIAGSGPVSNSYYTDLIFLTYGSVILGVMMDSSKLSERLAVIVIKICGSNIIVFQIFLVLVTALSSVLVNSTLIAAFWMKVALAVMTEFNEAGIVKMYSDEEPYERGSKPYPSRPAVGIYLTVCYASTLGGMISPLQDPNEALIGIFNKNLKGKVGAGSFLVLLIAPMILSMIVLSLWISCMFLGLAGGKVKQELAEGAGNRDGFKQAVADKGEKMGPWTIHTKLSLILILVTFLLMMTRKPGFMDGWDTISKKTTNGPSVTIIGMSILFFGIPANYMFCKYYMCRQPKKEGSVPSLLGWKAVNSNTPWGHIFMLAAGFSCVFSGQKAGFFDWLADSAKKSKMSKGTALMYGSALGALMTILAPATTLAKLGVPIMFGAGKNVAVPFATALHNQFMLPTSTPSNTIIAGWGNVRPFQFLLGGLVPTILMFVFILGFTMALGGTAFSGY
- the LOC4811731 gene encoding uncharacterized protein, yielding MDMCASAALGLIVFLPLALLQLAAPSINWTERIETELPLQADKVAYCRSLLDPRQPQKLRTSLQHTSCAALVDNQLPVTGELLMDTQPRCWLGWEVFGRRCRKRV
- the LOC4811732 gene encoding protein I'm not dead yet isoform X2, producing the protein MKVALAVMTEFNEAGIVKMYSDEEPYERGSKPYPSRPAVGIYLTVCYASTLGGMISPLQDPNEALIGIFNKNLKGKVGAGSFLVLLIAPMILSMIVLSLWISCMFLGLAGGKVKQELAEGAGNRDGFKQAVADKGEKMGPWTIHTKLSLILILVTFLLMMTRKPGFMDGWDTISKKTTNGPSVTIIGMSILFFGIPANYMFCKYYMCRQPKKEGSVPSLLGWKAVNSNTPWGHIFMLAAGFSCVFSGQKAGFFDWLADSAKKSKMSKGTALMYGSALGALMTILAPATTLAKLGVPIMFGAGKNVAVPFATALHNQFMLPTSTPSNTIIAGWGNVRPFQFLLGGLVPTILMFVFILGFTMALGGTAFSGY